A stretch of Paenibacillus mucilaginosus 3016 DNA encodes these proteins:
- a CDS encoding ABC transporter substrate-binding protein, with amino-acid sequence MRVTGEYSLKQVNRKVALSTLTFLTTLSMVGCASGGSPGTGASGSGGGSASSGDKVTIEFALGKSSENAAYASKELLDEFEKKTNIRVNIQMLPSEQISTIMQTKLAVGEVPDLLLYNLVSAERELNLGKNFEPLDAEPWASRLINKDVLSSNGKLYAFHLNQDAGQQGMVYNEDIFKELGLSVPKNYEELLEVCEKIKAKGITPIFMPFKDAWATNIWTAAALADYAKKNDPKMWEDLTTNKRKWTEIPAFETITQQQLDLFKKGYTNKDVLSDSYDMAVGKFLKKEVAMMAMGDWLINDAVQKDPNIHLGLFAIPHAEGADMGISPLGGQLFIPKKAKHLAETKKFLEYLASPEVGQKIVTANKYISNFKDIETPELPPYKQAIVDNYIKTNKTTLTMDAYLPVDISELWKGYQDMYAGGKTPKDVYAAWDKKFGQLMKDKKMPGF; translated from the coding sequence ATGAGAGTAACGGGGGAGTACAGCTTGAAACAAGTGAATCGGAAGGTTGCATTGAGTACATTGACATTCTTGACAACGCTTTCCATGGTGGGATGCGCATCCGGGGGCAGTCCGGGCACCGGGGCTTCGGGCAGCGGAGGAGGGAGCGCTTCTTCCGGGGACAAGGTTACGATCGAATTCGCCCTGGGCAAAAGCTCAGAGAACGCCGCTTATGCGAGTAAGGAGCTGCTCGATGAGTTCGAAAAGAAGACGAACATTCGCGTCAACATCCAGATGCTCCCTTCGGAGCAGATCTCGACGATCATGCAGACGAAGCTTGCTGTGGGGGAAGTTCCGGACCTCCTCCTCTACAACCTCGTCAGCGCGGAGAGGGAGCTTAATCTGGGCAAAAACTTTGAACCCCTGGACGCAGAGCCCTGGGCCTCAAGACTGATCAACAAGGACGTGCTGTCGTCGAACGGGAAGCTCTATGCGTTTCACTTGAACCAGGACGCCGGCCAGCAGGGCATGGTGTACAACGAGGATATCTTCAAGGAGCTGGGGCTGTCCGTTCCGAAGAACTATGAGGAGCTGCTCGAGGTTTGCGAGAAGATCAAGGCCAAAGGCATTACGCCGATCTTCATGCCGTTCAAGGATGCCTGGGCGACCAATATCTGGACCGCCGCCGCCCTGGCCGATTACGCCAAGAAGAACGACCCGAAGATGTGGGAGGATCTCACGACGAACAAGCGCAAGTGGACCGAAATTCCGGCGTTCGAGACGATTACCCAGCAGCAGCTCGACCTGTTCAAGAAAGGCTATACGAACAAGGACGTGCTCAGCGACAGCTACGATATGGCCGTCGGCAAGTTCCTGAAGAAGGAAGTGGCGATGATGGCGATGGGCGACTGGCTCATCAATGACGCCGTCCAGAAGGACCCGAACATTCACCTCGGACTGTTCGCCATCCCGCATGCGGAAGGCGCCGATATGGGCATCAGCCCGCTCGGAGGCCAGTTATTCATACCGAAGAAGGCCAAGCACTTAGCGGAGACGAAGAAATTCCTCGAGTACCTGGCTTCGCCGGAAGTGGGGCAGAAGATCGTGACCGCGAACAAGTACATCTCTAACTTCAAAGACATAGAGACGCCGGAGCTGCCGCCGTACAAGCAGGCGATCGTGGACAACTACATCAAGACGAACAAAACGACGCTGACGATGGACGCCTATCTCCCGGTCGATATCTCCGAGCTGTGGAAGGGGTACCAGGATATGTACGCCGGAGGCAAAACGCCGAAGGATGTATACGCGGCCTGGGATAAGAAATTCGGCCAGCTTATGAAGGACAAGAAAATGCCGGGCTTCTGA
- a CDS encoding sensor histidine kinase, whose amino-acid sequence MNRWTGRMPFPLSLQTKLFATFFLLLVFVLGCFLVYVQLLVIQPLKERTVQDTLLTASKVTGGLDNYIAMQNQLSQRLLSNRDVFAFLYESSVQKEDYTMDDLQKKRVLSGLMFQAIGPSLNIHDMVIYNVKGDRLASYVGYSDMPTLEPVLGSGTLRSRLESSDYILYAPADQPVSFIRSIVDVNGTAYGYLSIQLDRGDIRALADAGSIGSVYVVDSSGTLVTASPGTDLTRLDGSGINSSQSSGIYQDAKGNYVAYHHSLHTDWTVFVVQPGEAVLGSVNSVRNIAILFLVCLTLFSFLYIYLTSKSLVLPIRRIRSQIVRLTYSNLNLKQDSRLHNNDLLLLSEAFQELLERLQDSIEREKLAVHKEAMARHSALQAQIAPHFIHNVLYLISIAAQEDKKETVGEMCKSLSESLRYVVSSPYEHVTLKEEMEHTRHYLTLIGHQYEEDLTWSFDIEPAAESILLPRLVIQPFVENCIQHAFNRTDPPWHIGIKARLYNGLWAVEISDNGSGFEETSLREILRKTGDRSQGGTEQETIPAGIGSMGIVNTVGRLQLMYRNRLFFNLYNHAGGRGATIQLIASLTRDFY is encoded by the coding sequence ATGAACCGCTGGACCGGCAGAATGCCGTTTCCGCTCAGCCTCCAGACGAAGCTCTTCGCCACCTTTTTCCTCCTGCTGGTCTTCGTGCTCGGGTGCTTCCTTGTCTATGTTCAGCTGCTCGTGATCCAGCCGCTCAAGGAAAGGACCGTTCAGGATACGCTCCTGACGGCCTCCAAAGTGACCGGTGGACTGGACAATTACATCGCCATGCAGAATCAGCTGTCCCAGCGCCTCTTGTCCAACCGGGACGTGTTCGCTTTCCTGTATGAGTCGTCTGTTCAAAAAGAGGACTACACGATGGATGATCTCCAGAAGAAACGCGTGCTCAGCGGTCTGATGTTCCAGGCCATCGGGCCCAGCCTGAATATTCACGACATGGTGATCTACAATGTTAAGGGCGACCGGCTCGCTTCCTATGTCGGATACAGCGATATGCCCACCCTGGAGCCCGTGCTGGGAAGCGGGACGCTGCGGAGCAGGCTCGAGAGCAGCGATTATATTCTCTATGCGCCGGCGGACCAGCCCGTCTCCTTCATCCGTTCGATCGTGGATGTGAACGGGACCGCTTACGGCTATCTGTCCATCCAGCTGGACCGCGGGGACATCCGGGCACTCGCCGACGCCGGCAGCATCGGCAGCGTCTATGTCGTCGACAGCAGCGGAACGCTGGTGACGGCCTCCCCCGGCACGGACCTTACACGGCTTGATGGAAGCGGTATCAACTCATCGCAGAGCAGCGGCATCTACCAGGATGCGAAGGGCAATTACGTCGCTTACCATCACTCTCTGCATACAGACTGGACGGTCTTCGTCGTTCAACCCGGTGAAGCCGTGCTCGGTTCGGTCAACTCGGTCCGGAATATCGCCATCCTGTTCCTGGTATGCCTGACCCTGTTCTCGTTTCTTTATATTTATCTCACGTCCAAAAGCCTGGTCCTGCCGATCCGCCGCATCCGCAGCCAGATTGTGCGGCTGACCTACAGCAACCTGAATCTGAAGCAGGACAGCCGGCTGCATAACAACGACCTGCTGCTGCTCAGCGAAGCGTTCCAGGAGCTGCTCGAACGCCTGCAGGACTCGATTGAGCGGGAGAAGCTCGCGGTGCACAAGGAAGCCATGGCGCGCCATTCCGCGCTGCAGGCCCAGATCGCCCCGCATTTTATCCACAATGTGCTGTACCTGATCAGCATCGCCGCACAGGAAGACAAGAAGGAGACCGTCGGCGAGATGTGCAAAAGCTTGTCCGAGAGCCTGAGATATGTCGTGTCCTCGCCGTACGAGCATGTGACCCTGAAGGAGGAAATGGAGCATACCCGCCACTACCTTACCTTGATCGGCCACCAGTATGAGGAGGATCTCACCTGGTCGTTCGACATCGAACCGGCGGCCGAATCCATCCTGCTCCCCCGCCTTGTGATTCAGCCTTTCGTAGAGAACTGCATCCAGCACGCCTTCAACCGGACGGACCCGCCATGGCATATCGGGATCAAGGCCAGGCTGTACAACGGGCTGTGGGCTGTCGAGATCTCCGATAACGGCAGCGGCTTTGAAGAAACGAGCCTAAGGGAGATTCTGAGGAAAACCGGAGACCGCTCCCAGGGGGGGACGGAGCAGGAAACGATTCCTGCAGGCATCGGCAGCATGGGGATCGTGAATACGGTCGGCCGGCTGCAGCTCATGTACAGGAACCGGCTGTTCTTCAATCTCTACAACCACGCCGGCGGCCGGGGCGCCACAATCCAGCTCATCGCGTCCCTGACCCGGGACTTCTACTAG
- a CDS encoding response regulator produces MYQAIIAEDSKPIQRNLKSLLAASGLPVEVAAAAANGEEALELCRQLPVDILITDIRMPKMDGLTLIDEAKKINPGLKAVLISGYNDFEYTRRALNLQVCDYLLKPVVPGELMEVMQRVVDRLGEERAADSSSVLDGIVDPAACGTLHLDASFREEPKRVWVLRRQPFTVPSDRWDPAVIAPALAEAWGQAPVWVYPTRTEGELLLLSNASPGEPFPAAPVLLESLKRVLAEFRLEASAAYSPKPAEPRQIPDEYQRMSRLLYERLAIGRPVVLDAGPSLQPAEPYEESIERLCGVYTDMIRRLQKDRFLLQLAGQLNAWKETALPAAGLERFVARLAAAFEASLPPAAEGGGRNVLEQAGRLLGQPSYGGFCSGLLALAGECFDELQASNRKSGSELFLKIDEHLRTNLYAQVTMNDLALKFHVSPSYISRIMKRYSQNTFVHHFLELKIHEAKRLMEAHPQMLIKDISDALCFHDQHYFSKVFKEFAGCSPSEYRAALKPSV; encoded by the coding sequence ATGTATCAAGCCATCATCGCGGAGGACAGCAAGCCGATCCAGCGCAATCTGAAATCCCTCCTGGCCGCCTCCGGACTGCCTGTTGAAGTGGCGGCCGCAGCCGCGAACGGTGAGGAAGCGCTGGAGCTGTGCCGGCAGCTTCCCGTCGACATCCTGATCACGGACATCCGTATGCCGAAGATGGACGGTCTGACGCTCATCGACGAAGCCAAGAAAATCAATCCCGGGCTGAAGGCGGTGCTCATCAGCGGTTACAATGACTTTGAATATACGCGCAGGGCGCTCAATCTGCAGGTATGCGACTATCTGCTGAAGCCTGTCGTCCCCGGCGAACTGATGGAGGTGATGCAGCGGGTCGTGGACCGGCTCGGGGAGGAGCGCGCGGCGGACAGCTCTTCGGTACTGGACGGCATCGTGGACCCTGCTGCCTGCGGAACGCTCCACCTGGATGCCTCTTTCCGGGAGGAGCCCAAGCGGGTGTGGGTCCTGCGCCGGCAGCCCTTCACGGTTCCTTCCGACCGCTGGGACCCCGCAGTGATCGCGCCCGCTTTGGCAGAAGCCTGGGGGCAAGCCCCTGTATGGGTGTATCCGACCCGTACGGAAGGGGAGCTCCTCCTGCTCTCGAATGCTTCGCCCGGTGAGCCGTTCCCCGCTGCTCCCGTGCTGCTGGAGAGCCTGAAGCGGGTGCTGGCGGAGTTCCGCCTCGAAGCGTCGGCTGCCTACAGCCCGAAGCCTGCGGAACCCCGGCAGATCCCGGATGAGTACCAACGAATGTCCCGGCTTCTGTACGAGCGTCTTGCGATAGGCAGACCCGTTGTGCTGGATGCCGGACCATCCCTTCAGCCTGCGGAGCCCTATGAGGAGAGTATCGAGCGGCTGTGCGGCGTGTATACCGACATGATCCGGAGGCTGCAGAAGGACCGTTTCCTGCTTCAGCTTGCCGGTCAGCTCAACGCCTGGAAGGAAACCGCCCTCCCCGCCGCCGGGCTTGAGCGGTTTGTTGCACGGCTCGCCGCGGCGTTCGAGGCGTCGCTCCCCCCAGCCGCTGAGGGCGGCGGAAGGAACGTGCTCGAGCAGGCCGGGCGGCTCCTCGGTCAGCCGAGCTACGGCGGGTTCTGCTCGGGTCTGCTGGCGCTGGCCGGCGAATGCTTCGACGAGCTGCAGGCTTCGAACCGCAAGAGCGGCAGCGAGCTGTTCCTGAAGATCGACGAGCATCTGCGGACCAACCTGTACGCGCAGGTGACGATGAACGATCTGGCGCTGAAATTCCATGTCAGTCCCTCCTACATCAGCCGGATCATGAAGAGATACTCGCAGAACACGTTCGTCCACCATTTTCTCGAGCTGAAGATCCACGAGGCGAAGCGGCTGATGGAAGCCCATCCGCAGATGTTAATCAAGGATATCTCGGATGCGCTCTGCTTTCACGATCAGCATTACTTCTCCAAGGTATTCAAGGAGTTCGCCGGCTGCAGCCCTTCTGAATACAGGGCGGCACTGAAGCCATCCGTATAG
- a CDS encoding MerR family transcriptional regulator, whose protein sequence is MLYTVKEVSDLSGVTIKTLHHYHRIGLLMPGKVSEAGYRLYGPTELERLQEILVYRELELPLEQIKQMMNQHADRLSVLSQQEELLAARRQRLDTILHTLRQSIAAMKEGTPMDDKALFKGFGSEDEWNRALSGQNQHLAETYGMEPLQVGEAEVQGMNEQAREAMAFMNGMADFLRDGVKHHDAQVGEWIRAHLEFLHRHGHPAAPKEFAAQTQFFLNDDFHLGMLEAQQTGLSYYLHAAAQAYAAANS, encoded by the coding sequence TTGTTGTACACGGTGAAAGAAGTATCGGATCTGTCAGGTGTGACGATCAAGACGCTGCATCATTATCACCGGATCGGTCTCCTGATGCCCGGCAAGGTGAGTGAGGCCGGTTATCGGCTGTATGGACCGACAGAGCTGGAGCGTCTGCAGGAGATTCTGGTGTACAGGGAGCTGGAACTGCCCCTGGAGCAAATCAAGCAAATGATGAATCAGCATGCGGACCGGCTGTCCGTTCTGTCGCAGCAGGAGGAGCTGCTTGCCGCCCGCCGGCAAAGACTGGACACGATCCTGCACACTTTACGGCAATCGATTGCCGCAATGAAGGAGGGAACCCCTATGGATGACAAAGCATTGTTCAAAGGCTTCGGGAGCGAGGATGAATGGAACCGGGCGCTGTCCGGGCAAAATCAGCATTTGGCAGAAACGTACGGCATGGAGCCTCTGCAGGTTGGCGAAGCGGAGGTTCAGGGGATGAATGAGCAAGCCCGGGAGGCCATGGCTTTCATGAACGGGATGGCGGATTTCCTGAGGGACGGTGTCAAGCATCATGACGCCCAGGTGGGCGAGTGGATCCGGGCTCACCTCGAGTTTCTGCATCGGCACGGCCATCCGGCAGCCCCGAAGGAATTTGCGGCGCAGACGCAGTTTTTCCTGAATGACGACTTCCACCTGGGGATGCTCGAAGCCCAGCAAACCGGGCTGTCGTACTATCTTCATGCGGCGGCGCAAGCGTACGCGGCCGCGAATTCATAA
- the dapA gene encoding 4-hydroxy-tetrahydrodipicolinate synthase → MLNERDLKGIYVPVVTPFLPNAELDLDSYRNYVEKLLEEDIQGLVINGTTGESPTVSWEEVVELVTTTKECMSAKRNPLPLVIGTGTNDTVSTVKRTEMAGVIGADAVLVVTPYYSRPSQEGILEHYRRAAQVGVPVIAYEVPSRTGVRLTADTIKRILDLDGVIGLKDSSGGTGLHSELTRLGTKPVLCGEDLYFHAMLSQGASGGILASANVNTSAFIDVYRLASQGNLAGAKQQFDLLVPLIRRLFQESNPAPLKWLLARQGILSSDTVRLPMGPITQALQQELERTIRNSAE, encoded by the coding sequence ATGCTGAATGAAAGGGATCTGAAAGGGATATATGTACCGGTGGTGACCCCCTTCCTGCCGAATGCAGAGCTCGATCTGGATTCTTACCGGAACTACGTGGAGAAGCTGTTGGAAGAAGACATTCAAGGATTGGTCATTAACGGTACCACCGGGGAATCTCCTACCGTGTCTTGGGAAGAGGTGGTGGAGCTCGTAACCACGACGAAAGAGTGTATGTCTGCGAAGCGGAATCCCTTGCCGCTTGTCATTGGGACAGGAACGAATGACACCGTATCAACGGTGAAACGGACGGAAATGGCTGGAGTCATCGGCGCGGATGCGGTCCTGGTCGTCACCCCCTATTACAGCCGCCCCTCTCAAGAAGGCATTCTTGAACATTACCGGAGAGCGGCACAGGTCGGAGTACCGGTCATTGCCTACGAGGTCCCTTCCCGCACCGGTGTTCGGCTAACCGCGGATACGATCAAGAGGATTCTGGATTTGGACGGAGTCATAGGTTTAAAAGACAGTTCGGGCGGCACCGGGCTCCACTCCGAGTTGACACGCCTTGGTACGAAGCCTGTTCTTTGCGGGGAGGACCTTTACTTTCATGCGATGCTAAGTCAAGGAGCCAGCGGAGGAATCCTTGCATCCGCCAATGTGAATACGTCCGCCTTCATCGATGTCTATCGTCTTGCCAGTCAAGGCAACTTGGCCGGCGCCAAACAGCAGTTCGATCTCCTGGTTCCCCTCATCCGAAGGTTATTCCAGGAATCCAACCCGGCACCTCTGAAGTGGCTGCTGGCCCGGCAGGGCATCCTATCCTCGGACACCGTCCGTTTACCCATGGGACCCATCACGCAAGCATTGCAGCAGGAATTGGAACGAACGATACGGAATTCCGCAGAATAA
- a CDS encoding winged helix-turn-helix transcriptional regulator, which yields MIDRNCPDAIEPVLKLLDGKWTLLLLRDLFNGIKRFGELRRSLHPISPKTLTERLRLLEEQGIVTRTLYPGVPLHVEYELTERGKRLQPIFAAMRAWAQSELTCPGKQADTWDTAAAE from the coding sequence ATGATCGACCGGAATTGTCCGGACGCCATTGAACCCGTTCTGAAGCTGCTCGACGGCAAGTGGACGCTGCTTCTCCTGCGGGATTTGTTCAACGGGATCAAGCGGTTCGGCGAGCTGCGCCGTTCCCTGCATCCGATCAGCCCCAAGACGCTGACCGAGCGGCTGCGGCTGCTCGAAGAGCAGGGCATCGTGACGCGCACGCTCTACCCCGGCGTGCCCCTGCACGTTGAGTACGAGCTGACCGAACGCGGGAAGCGGCTTCAGCCGATCTTTGCCGCGATGCGGGCATGGGCGCAGTCGGAGCTGACCTGCCCGGGCAAACAGGCGGACACGTGGGATACGGCTGCAGCAGAGTAA
- a CDS encoding alpha/beta fold hydrolase has product MKRPFQVDSAEYPFRDHWLPYRDGFIHYVDEGQGPAVLLLHGNPTWSYLYRNIIKELRGPFRLIAPDYPGLGMSKAPSGYGFTPQEHAEAVTELISRLELQDFILVVQDWGGPVGLRYAVRHRDNLRGLVVMNTWAWPAKRLPMKLFSLAMGGWPLGYWLQTRRNFFARVIMPSGIHHKSKVTDSLKRAYTDPFPTPASRKPTWVFPRQIRKAGPWLAELEAGLGQLSGVPAHILWGTKDSAGFPLEEMRKWQSYLPNHETEILEDASHYVQEDRPDRVAAAIRSVHQRSII; this is encoded by the coding sequence ATGAAAAGACCATTCCAAGTGGATTCGGCAGAGTACCCGTTCCGGGACCACTGGCTGCCTTACCGTGACGGATTCATACACTATGTTGACGAAGGACAGGGACCGGCCGTGCTGCTCTTGCACGGCAACCCCACCTGGTCCTACCTGTACCGGAATATCATCAAGGAGCTGCGCGGGCCATTCCGCCTGATCGCACCCGACTACCCTGGACTCGGCATGTCCAAAGCGCCTTCCGGTTATGGCTTTACGCCGCAAGAGCATGCCGAAGCCGTCACTGAGCTCATCTCCCGCCTGGAGCTGCAAGACTTCATCCTTGTGGTCCAGGATTGGGGCGGACCCGTCGGCCTACGCTATGCGGTCCGGCACCGAGACAACCTCCGCGGCCTTGTCGTGATGAACACCTGGGCCTGGCCCGCGAAGCGCCTCCCGATGAAGCTGTTTTCACTGGCCATGGGCGGCTGGCCTCTCGGGTATTGGCTGCAGACGCGGCGTAACTTTTTTGCACGGGTCATTATGCCCAGCGGCATTCACCACAAGAGCAAGGTGACCGACAGCCTGAAGCGCGCTTATACCGACCCCTTCCCCACACCGGCTTCCCGGAAGCCGACCTGGGTCTTCCCCCGGCAGATCCGCAAAGCCGGGCCGTGGCTCGCCGAGCTGGAAGCGGGACTCGGGCAGCTCTCCGGCGTGCCCGCTCACATCCTCTGGGGAACGAAGGACAGCGCCGGCTTCCCGCTCGAGGAGATGAGGAAGTGGCAGAGCTATCTGCCGAATCACGAGACCGAGATCCTGGAGGACGCTTCGCACTATGTACAGGAGGACCGGCCGGACCGTGTCGCAGCCGCGATCCGGAGCGTCCATCAACGGAGTATAATCTAA
- a CDS encoding dihydrofolate reductase family protein, protein MKTILWAALTANGNYAQSSPENPPKPEAFADFVTQAQAAGNFMVGRRTFEALLAGGGESALDGLDIVVVSKGAQAMPGVTLARSPQEALAFLERRGHRAALLSGGADLHNAFLEAGLVDEIIFVIAPVLEGKGLNLLIDQEKYTYKNVELLDCKPLGGGVIQLRYAVGR, encoded by the coding sequence ATGAAAACCATACTATGGGCCGCCTTAACCGCCAATGGCAACTATGCGCAGTCCAGTCCCGAGAACCCGCCCAAACCGGAGGCTTTCGCCGATTTCGTGACACAGGCCCAAGCGGCCGGCAATTTCATGGTCGGCCGCCGCACGTTCGAGGCTTTGCTGGCCGGGGGAGGCGAGAGCGCCTTAGACGGTTTGGACATCGTCGTCGTCTCGAAGGGCGCCCAGGCGATGCCTGGCGTCACTTTGGCTCGCTCGCCGCAGGAAGCCCTCGCCTTCCTGGAGCGGCGGGGACATCGCGCCGCTCTCCTCTCCGGAGGCGCGGACCTGCATAACGCTTTCCTGGAGGCCGGGCTCGTCGATGAGATCATCTTCGTCATCGCTCCCGTGCTGGAAGGCAAAGGCTTGAATCTCCTGATCGATCAGGAGAAGTATACGTACAAGAACGTCGAGCTCCTTGACTGCAAGCCGCTGGGCGGCGGCGTCATTCAACTGCGGTATGCGGTTGGCAGGTAG
- a CDS encoding extracellular solute-binding protein: protein MKKITSFSAAMLAASVLLAGCGGGDPAAEGSGSASGGADGKVKLTLWHNWSGQDAKAVAMRKILDDFKAANADIELEVEGLPTDGLKTRLKTVAAANEMPDLFVMWPDAMTKEFVAGNLLQPVNEFLDSKPEWKNNFIPNALDGYTVDGKIYSVPMNLSPSSFIYYNQALFDQHGVSVPKTWDELLAAVKTFNDKQIIPIALGNKANWAVQSTIFSAVADRVTGTDWFLKAVKQDGAKFTDPQFIEALNRLKELGDAKAFQTGFNSIDQNQMRQLYFQGKAAMFIDGGWAMADVVANAPKEVLAQTHVALLPPIPGGKGEAQSTSGVVGTGLGVSQSLSGAKKDAALKLFYALAGPEGQQATLNSSTLVSYKLELDPSKAHPLFVELHELMKTTKLSPVYDAKLSSAAVEVINNSLQELLMGGSPEAVAKKIQDAQAGALGK from the coding sequence ATGAAAAAAATCACCTCATTCTCAGCCGCGATGCTGGCTGCGTCCGTACTGCTCGCCGGCTGCGGCGGCGGCGATCCGGCGGCGGAAGGCTCGGGCTCCGCATCCGGCGGCGCGGACGGCAAGGTCAAGCTGACCTTATGGCATAACTGGTCCGGCCAGGACGCCAAGGCGGTGGCGATGCGCAAAATCCTCGACGACTTCAAGGCGGCCAACGCCGATATCGAGCTCGAGGTGGAAGGACTGCCGACGGACGGCCTGAAGACGAGACTGAAGACAGTGGCCGCGGCCAACGAGATGCCGGATCTGTTCGTGATGTGGCCCGACGCCATGACCAAGGAGTTCGTCGCGGGCAATCTGCTCCAGCCGGTCAATGAATTCCTGGATTCCAAGCCGGAGTGGAAAAACAACTTCATTCCGAACGCCCTTGACGGATACACGGTGGACGGCAAAATCTACTCCGTTCCGATGAACCTGTCACCGAGCTCCTTCATCTACTACAACCAAGCCCTGTTCGACCAGCATGGCGTCAGCGTGCCGAAGACCTGGGACGAGCTGCTCGCCGCCGTCAAGACCTTCAACGACAAGCAGATCATTCCGATCGCGCTGGGCAACAAGGCCAACTGGGCGGTGCAGTCCACGATCTTCAGCGCCGTGGCCGACCGGGTAACGGGAACCGACTGGTTCCTGAAGGCCGTGAAGCAGGACGGCGCGAAGTTCACGGACCCGCAGTTCATCGAGGCCTTGAACAGGCTGAAGGAGCTCGGCGATGCCAAGGCGTTCCAGACCGGCTTCAACAGCATCGACCAGAACCAGATGAGACAGCTGTATTTCCAGGGGAAAGCGGCCATGTTCATCGACGGCGGCTGGGCCATGGCCGATGTGGTCGCCAACGCGCCCAAAGAGGTGCTGGCTCAGACCCACGTAGCCCTGCTCCCTCCGATCCCAGGCGGCAAAGGCGAAGCGCAGTCGACCTCCGGCGTGGTCGGCACGGGCCTTGGCGTGAGCCAATCCCTGAGCGGCGCCAAGAAGGATGCCGCCCTCAAGCTCTTCTATGCGCTGGCCGGTCCGGAAGGCCAGCAGGCGACGCTGAACAGCAGCACGCTGGTCAGCTACAAGCTTGAGCTCGATCCTTCCAAAGCGCATCCGCTGTTCGTAGAGCTTCATGAGCTGATGAAAACGACGAAGCTGAGTCCGGTCTACGACGCCAAGCTGAGCTCCGCTGCGGTCGAGGTCATTAACAACAGCCTGCAGGAGCTGCTGATGGGCGGAAGCCCCGAGGCCGTCGCGAAGAAAATTCAGGATGCACAGGCCGGAGCGCTCGGCAAATAA
- a CDS encoding carbohydrate ABC transporter permease, producing the protein MNTIAVRRFVVLSLTPALLIYALFVFVPVIWSSYYSFFDWKGIGAAKFIGLRNYAEIIQDPIFWRALKNNVIFVLVSVFGQLPVALVLAIVLHKSNALQRFIRSAVFVPMVLSSVVIGMIWQYIYHPQIGILNFLLDKAGLPHWKLEWLSDAKIAIFALAPPLVWSFVGLYLIIFISAFQNIPGDIHDAAQIDGAEGARKLFSVTLPMIWSTVQIAIILCISGSLKSFDLVYVMTKGGPAHATELLATYMYNSTFSSYRYGFGSAISTSIVLISLIFIGLSQWLTSRTSKK; encoded by the coding sequence TTGAATACGATTGCCGTGCGCAGATTTGTTGTGCTCAGCCTCACCCCCGCTCTGCTCATTTATGCTTTGTTCGTGTTCGTCCCGGTCATCTGGTCCAGTTATTACAGCTTCTTCGACTGGAAAGGGATCGGTGCGGCCAAGTTCATCGGCCTCCGCAACTACGCCGAGATCATCCAGGATCCCATCTTCTGGCGCGCCTTGAAGAACAACGTGATCTTCGTCCTGGTCTCGGTCTTCGGGCAGCTCCCCGTCGCGCTGGTCCTCGCCATTGTGCTGCATAAGAGCAATGCCCTGCAGCGGTTCATCCGCTCCGCCGTGTTCGTCCCGATGGTGCTGTCCTCCGTGGTCATCGGGATGATCTGGCAGTATATCTACCATCCGCAGATCGGCATACTGAACTTTTTGCTGGATAAGGCGGGTCTGCCGCACTGGAAGCTCGAGTGGCTGTCCGATGCCAAGATTGCGATCTTCGCGCTGGCCCCTCCCCTGGTCTGGAGCTTCGTAGGACTCTATCTCATCATCTTCATCTCGGCCTTCCAGAATATCCCCGGCGACATTCATGATGCGGCCCAGATCGACGGCGCGGAGGGCGCACGCAAGCTGTTCTCCGTCACGCTGCCCATGATCTGGAGCACCGTGCAGATTGCGATCATCCTGTGCATCTCCGGCAGCCTCAAGTCCTTCGACCTTGTCTATGTGATGACCAAGGGCGGACCCGCCCACGCGACGGAGCTGCTCGCGACCTACATGTACAATTCGACGTTCTCTTCCTACCGCTACGGGTTCGGGAGCGCCATATCCACGTCGATTGTACTGATCTCCCTGATCTTCATCGGTCTCAGCCAATGGCTCACCAGCCGCACATCCAAAAAGTAA